From the genome of Sporomusa sphaeroides DSM 2875:
GACTGATGAATTAAATTGGCAAAGACACCTTTGCCTACACCGGATTCACCCAGCAGCAAAATGGTGGAATTGGACGGCGCCACCCGCATTGCCAGCTCGACAATATGCCGCATTTTGGCGTTTTCGGTGTGGAAATTCAATATGTTGGGGGACATAACTTCGTTGAGCTTTTTTAAATAATCCTGTTGCAGCCGTTTGCTTTCTGAAAGCTGCTCTTTCAAATTTCTCAGTTCGGTTACGTCGCGTACATTGCACAGAACGCAAATGACTTCTCCGGTGCGCCCAAACACTGGGGTTCCTGTGAGCAGCATATCTTTACCGTTCCGGAAGTCGACAATGGACATGGTTTCTTTCCTGTCAACAACCATAGGCGACAGGCCCTGGTGAATTAACCCGTTTTCCACCAGCGTGTCAATATGCACATTTATATAGTCCTGTTTGCGGATATTGGCCATTGCCTCATAGGATTTATTGGTCTGGCGGACAATACCCTTGGCGTCAACGATAATGATTCCATCGGCCACGGCGTCAATGATTTCCTGGGTCAGGGCGAAAATATTCTCGTCCCAGTTGGACCAACTCTCCCAGGCTTCGGACAAATGCCACAAAATAGTGATATTTACTTTGTTTTTCGCCGGACGGAACGGAAAAATGAACATTTCATAACAGTGGTTGTTGGGAAGGGTGCAGCGCAGGGACTGTTCCGTGCCGTCGGTTATAACGGTGTCAAAGATTTCTGAGATATGCAGGCTTTCTAAAAAAGCAATCATGCCAGCCGTATCCCCGAAAATCAATTCGGCTTTTTTATTCCAATAGAGAATTTGTTTTTCTTCAGAGATTGTCACAATGATAGTTTCTTTATTATCTGTAACACGTTTCACCTGATGTAATATCTCCACACAAGCCCCTCCATTTGGCAAAATTATTGAAATATTTAAACTTTGCGATTCGTTATCGACTCAATCGATAGTGCTTAATTCCTTTTAAAGTATACAGGTTTTTCAAGTCAGCGCCAATTGATATCACGGTAATGCGAATCGTAAATGACTCTATATTGTTTTCCGCTGCTTTAAAGTGTAGATAAAAGCATTTTGGTAGTACTAATACCGCGCGAACTGCCAGTATTTTCGGCTGACATTGATTCGAAAACAACTCATAATCGCCGTACTGTCGGGCAGAACAATGACAATATTGTTAAAAAATTTTGAATTTTAATATTTTTTAGGAATACGGGGAACGCAGTCAGGAGGATTTCCGGCTGCAGCTTCAAATTATGGCATGCTTGCCATCCGGCTAAGTGGTTTTCAGTATTTCCCAACTATATACATAAGCAACGACCATGCCATTCTATTCAAGTAGATAAACTATTATTTTTTGAAGATTGGCATAAATGTTGCATAGGCATAAACCGAATCCATCATCCAATCCAGAAAGCATTAAAATCCGGAATGAAGATCCACAAAACAGTAGTCTGGTGCCGGCTTGTCCCAGCGGGTGAAAGCAGCAAAAAAAAGGTATATTTTCTGCTGATGCACGAATGCTCCGTAACAACATTAGGAGGAGATGATAGTAAGCGATGATTATTATTGGTGAAAAAATAAATGGTTCTATTCCCGCCGTAGCCAAGGCCATCGAAGGGAAGGATGCGGATTTTATCCGGAACCTTGCAACAATACAGGCCAATGCCGGGGCCGCGTTTATCGACGTGTGCGCGTCGGTCGATAACCAGATCGAGCTTGAAACTATGCAATGGCTTATCGGGCTGGTGCAGGAAGTTACCGATACACCCATTGCCATTGACAGTCCTGATGTCCGTATTTGTGCCGCGGCGATGAAGTTCTGCAACAAGCCTGGCCTTATTAATTCGGTATCCATGGAAGGTGACAAGATTGAGGTCATCTTTCCGTTAATTGCCGATACAAAATGGGAATGTGCCGCACTCTTATGCGACGACACCGGGCTGCCCCAGAATGCGGAAAAGCGGCTGGCTGTATTTGCCGCCATCATGGAAAAAGCGCAAGCCTACCGTATTGCTCCAAACCGCCTGCATATTGATCCTCTGGTACAAATGCTCTGCACCTCGGAAGACGGGATCAACACCGTTACAGAAGTAATTAAAGCCATCAAAGCGCAATATCCGGATATTCATGTTACCGGTGGCGGCAGCAATATTTCCTTTAATCTGCCTGCCAGAAAACTGGTCAATCAGGCTTTTCTCGTCCTGGCAATGAACGCGGGCATGGACAGTGCGATCATTGATCCGCTGAATCGGGATCTGATGGGGATGATTTATGCTACCGAAGCACTGCTGGGCATGGATGAATACTGTATGGAATACATAGGAGCCTACCGGGAAAACAAATTCGGGCAGCAAAAATAACAAATAGATTTTATTAAACCAGGAGGAATGCAACATGTCAAAAATTCAGGAAATCGTAACCGCGGTTGCAAGCGGCAAAATGAAACTGGTTGGCGGCCTTGTCGAGGAAGCGTTGGCGGAAGGTATTGCCGCCACTGATATTTTGAACGACGGCCTGATTGCCGCGATGGGAATTGTAGGCGATCAGTTTAAGGCCGGAGACATCTATGTTCCGGAAATGCTGGTGGCTGCCAGAGCAATGAAAAAGGGTGTGGATACGCTCAAACCCCATCTTGCTGGCGGAGCTGCGGCTACTCTGGGGAAATTCATCATCGGTACGGTCGAAGGCGATTTGCATGATATCGGCAAAAATCTTGTGGGCATGATGCTGGAGGGTTCTGGCTTTGAAGTGATTGACTTAGGCGTTGATGTTCCGGCGGCAAAATTTGTTGATACCATAAAAGCGAACCCGGATTGCCGGATTGTCGGCCTGACCGCCCTGCTTACCACCACAATGCCGGCTCTGCAAGCCTCTGTCAGTGCTATTGCAGCAGCCGGACTTAAAAGCCAGGTTAAGATTATTATCGGCGGCGCGCCGATAACTCAGGCATTTGCCGATAAAATCGGTGCCGACGGTTATGCGGAAAATGCAGCTTCGGCCGCAAGCCTTTCCAAAGAGCTTATCGCGTAACCGGATAAAGCAGCACCAGCCAAATATATAAGGGAGGGGTTATAGTATGAATTCTCGTGAGAGACTGCAAATGGCTCTGAATCATCAGGAACCGGACCGTATACCACTCGATTTAGGCTCAGGCCATGCGTGTAAGTTTACAAAATATTTTTATAAGAAGCTGTTGGATTACTTTGGTCTGAAAGAAGACAATTTGGAAATTGCTCAAAAACCTTACCAACTGGTTTATGCGTCAGATAAGGTAATGGATTTGCTTGGCTGCGATGTCCGTAATGCCAGGGTAAAATATGTGAAAGAGCATGTAAGCCCGTATGTGCGGGAATGGGAAGATGAAAAGTACACGTATTTCACCAATGATTTTGGTACCACCTACCGTATGCCTCACAAGCAAAGCCTCTACTACGACCTGTACGACACTGCCCTGGGCAAAGCGGAAGATGAGGAAGACGACGCCA
Proteins encoded in this window:
- a CDS encoding corrinoid protein, which translates into the protein MSKIQEIVTAVASGKMKLVGGLVEEALAEGIAATDILNDGLIAAMGIVGDQFKAGDIYVPEMLVAARAMKKGVDTLKPHLAGGAAATLGKFIIGTVEGDLHDIGKNLVGMMLEGSGFEVIDLGVDVPAAKFVDTIKANPDCRIVGLTALLTTTMPALQASVSAIAAAGLKSQVKIIIGGAPITQAFADKIGADGYAENAASAASLSKELIA
- a CDS encoding methyltetrahydrofolate cobalamin methyltransferase, whose product is MIIIGEKINGSIPAVAKAIEGKDADFIRNLATIQANAGAAFIDVCASVDNQIELETMQWLIGLVQEVTDTPIAIDSPDVRICAAAMKFCNKPGLINSVSMEGDKIEVIFPLIADTKWECAALLCDDTGLPQNAEKRLAVFAAIMEKAQAYRIAPNRLHIDPLVQMLCTSEDGINTVTEVIKAIKAQYPDIHVTGGGSNISFNLPARKLVNQAFLVLAMNAGMDSAIIDPLNRDLMGMIYATEALLGMDEYCMEYIGAYRENKFGQQK
- a CDS encoding sigma-54 interaction domain-containing protein gives rise to the protein MEILHQVKRVTDNKETIIVTISEEKQILYWNKKAELIFGDTAGMIAFLESLHISEIFDTVITDGTEQSLRCTLPNNHCYEMFIFPFRPAKNKVNITILWHLSEAWESWSNWDENIFALTQEIIDAVADGIIIVDAKGIVRQTNKSYEAMANIRKQDYINVHIDTLVENGLIHQGLSPMVVDRKETMSIVDFRNGKDMLLTGTPVFGRTGEVICVLCNVRDVTELRNLKEQLSESKRLQQDYLKKLNEVMSPNILNFHTENAKMRHIVELAMRVAPSNSTILLLGESGVGKGVFANLIHQSSKRNAKPMMEINCGSIPPNLFESELFGYEAGAFTGASKGGKPGIFELADKSTLFLDEIGDLPGDMQVKVLKAIQDKKIMRIGGNKPIHVDVRIIAATNRILEDMVKKKTFREDLYYRLNVIPILIPPLRERPEDILALTLHFIKKLNREYSMNKFFQPLVLNAFLDYHWPGNIRELENTVERLLITSTSSEIPLASFYEIKGNSGNNDGTIAIPLQEILDQKEKELLLATYKSTNSTRKSASLLGLSQSAFMRKAKKHGISLR